In Deinococcus irradiatisoli, the genomic stretch GTCGGTGCGCGGCACCATCAGGGCGCTGTCGCCCGGCAGGAAGCGGCGGTCGACCACCACGTGCACGCCCTGGCTCGGCGAGAGCATCGGTTTGGCGGCCGGGTCGTCGAGCTGGCGCACGCTGTCCACGAACACCCCGGTGGCGTTGATCACCGCTTTGGCGCGCACCGTATACTCCCGGCCGGTCTCCCCGTCGCGAAAGGTCGCGCCGGACACTTTTCCGCCCGTCTTGCTCAGGCCCACCACCGGGGCGTAGTTGAGCGCCACGCCGCCGTGGTCCTCGAGGGTGCGCAGCAAGGTGATTGCCAGACGCGAATCGTCGAACTGGCCGTCGAAGTACAGCACCCCACCCTTGAGCCCTTCCGGTTTGAGGGTCGGCACCAGCTTGAAGGCCTTCTGGCGCTCGATCAAGCGGCTGGGACGCAGATTGAGCTTGCCGGCCAGCGCGTCGTAGACCTTGAGCCCGATGCCGTAAAAGGGCTTGGACCACCAGGTGTAAGAAGCGATCAGAAAGCCCAGGTCGCGCACCAGATGCGGCGCGTTCTTTTTCAGCAGGCCGCGTTCGTGCAGCGCTTCGCGCACTAGCGAGACGTTGCCCTGCGCCAGATAACGCACCCCGCCGTGCACCAGCTTGGTGCTGCGGCTGGAGGTGCCTTTGGCGTAGTCGTGGGCTTCGAGCAGCAGGGTCTTGTAGCCGCGCGTGGCCGCTTCCACCGCCGCGCCGAGGCCCGAGGCGCCGCCGCCGATCACCAGCACGTCCCAGAGAAGGTCCTGGCTGGCCGTTCGGAGTAGGTCAGCGCGGCGGTCAGGCAAAGCGGTATCGGTCATCAGTCAGGTCCTTTGGGCAGCGGGTTGGGCGTTGAAGTGGAGCGGCAGAGAAGAAGGAAAACACAACTGCACATATGTTCGCGTCATTTGAACTTTTGTGCAATATGCTGACTTACAAAAGAAGGTTCAGGCCCCGGCGTCTTCCCAGCCCCGGGCGCGCTCCACCGCCCGCTTCCAGGTCGTCAGGCGGCGGCGGCGCTCGTCCTCGGGCATGGCGGGCTCGAAGCGCTGGCCTTCCTGCCACTGGGCAGCGATTTCCTCGGTGCTGTGCCAGTAGCCCACCGCCAGGCCTGCCAGAT encodes the following:
- a CDS encoding glycerol-3-phosphate dehydrogenase/oxidase encodes the protein MTDTALPDRRADLLRTASQDLLWDVLVIGGGASGLGAAVEAATRGYKTLLLEAHDYAKGTSSRSTKLVHGGVRYLAQGNVSLVREALHERGLLKKNAPHLVRDLGFLIASYTWWSKPFYGIGLKVYDALAGKLNLRPSRLIERQKAFKLVPTLKPEGLKGGVLYFDGQFDDSRLAITLLRTLEDHGGVALNYAPVVGLSKTGGKVSGATFRDGETGREYTVRAKAVINATGVFVDSVRQLDDPAAKPMLSPSQGVHVVVDRRFLPGDSALMVPRTDDGRVLFAVPWHDHVVIGTTDTPVPDVSLEPRPLPEEIDFILQTAAQYLTPAPTRADVRSVYVGLRPLVKAAEGTDTKAISRDHVIRISESGLLTLTGGKWTTYRRMGEDAVNRAADLADLPARLTLTPGLHLHGWSEAEREDHWKVYGSDAPKIQALEGAGTRLHPRLPYSEAEVRWAVRMEQARTVEDVLSRRLRALLLGAQASIEAAPRVAQLLAEELGKDAAWQAEQVQGYRDLAAGYLLPG